A window of Plasmodium vinckei vinckei genome assembly, chromosome: PVVCY_03 genomic DNA:
accCTAACAATATTCTTATTCAACATAATATCTGTCCATATTCAACAACAAAGAGTGAAAAAACTGCAAAAGAAAGTAGTGAAAAGGTTGCAAAAGAAAATAGTGAACAAGCTAAAAATGCaaatgaagaagaaaaaaacaacaaaataataaaacccAATGATATgataaaaggaaataatcCAAGTGTTGAagaaaatagaaaaaaaaataatgatataaaaaaaatattgaatattatattttgttcatcAATTCCAATGATAGGATTTGGATTTATGGATCAATTTATTATGATCAGATTAGGTGATATGTTTGATGCATCTATAGGTGTAACATTAGGTATATCTACTTTATGTGCCGCCTCATTTGGCCAACTTTGTAGTGATACATTTGGAGTTTTTTTTGGATCCgctataaattatttacttcaaagatacaaaattatacaaatagaaaaatttgatataaaaaataaaatatatcaatattGTACATTAATCGGATCCGTGTTGGGAATACTACTTGGTTGTTCCCTTGGTATGCTTCAACTTCTTTTTATTGATACAACAAAAAGTGaaagattaaaaaaaaaaaaagaattagaCTTTATATTTCAAATGGTTATGTATGATTGTTctgatatattaaattgtgAAGCTtcaacattatttttatatgacaaagtaaaaaatgaattatggAGTAAAGCCATACATggtagaaaaaatattatcaaaatttcTGCCAATagtaatgaaaaaagtttttgtttatgggttttaagaaataaagaaattattaattgtaAAGATGTATTAACtaatgaattatataatccagctcatgataaaaaatttaattttaaaactaAAACTATATTAGCTGCACCTATATTAGATAGAAATAATGAAGTTATCGGCGTCCTTATGTTTCTGAACAAACTACGATCACATGGTGGCTATTTTACATGTAATGATGAAAAACTAGCTGAATTAATGAGTAAACATATCTCTATTTTTAtggaaaaatttaattatataagtgaaggtgataaaaaaatgataatatttgacaagggaaaaaataacacacaagaagaagaagaagatgaAGATGAAGACGAAGACAATTCTAAAGATGatcatcatttaaaaaatacatcaAATTTAATcgaagaattaaaaataactaattttaaagataaaaaaaaagaagaaagaaaaagaaaaagggaacaaaataaaaaaaaacaatatcaaacactacaaatatatgatgatggtaaaatatttgacgaaggaaattataatgaaatcaaacaaaaaatgtatggagattatgatgaaaaggaagaagaagaagaggATGTATATGACATTGAGGAGGAGGAGGAGGAGGAAGAGGAAGAAGATGAAGAGAACTATgaaaatttgaataaaGACGAAAAGGATAAAGAATCAGAGCAAGCAACTATACAGTATAAAGAAGGAAAAAGCAATTTGCCAAactcatttaaaaaagatagcaataataataaatatcaaTCAAGCGAAATAAACCAAGTAGCAAAAAATGAGCAAATTAAAACATCAAATTCAAACTTAAAAGAAGGGAGCAGTAAGATCGATGCTCAAGACCacattgaaaataaaatgaagaaaaataattctacCAAAATAGATTTAGAAAAACCATATAGTTTGAATGACCATACAAGTGTAGGTACCACTACTAATGGTTATGAAAAAgactataaaaatagttgcacatataataaaataaataaattacaaACCATTAAtgaacataataaaaattttaaattcaaTTTATTAATGCAAAATGTTtctaaaaatgtaaataatcatttttttaacgaCCAAAATGtatcaaaattttataataggAATGAAAAAGGTGCTaacaataatgaaatagaatatgaacaaaatatacCCATTTATATTGATAACGAAAATAGgaaacaaaaagaaaaatacaatttaaaaaaatattctacCATTAGTAGTGATGAATATATTGatccatatataatagacaatgctaaaatattagataccttttttaataatatagaaaaaaaagcaaaaaaaattattttatgtacaCACTTATGTGAAGATAGTATAAACTTGTGGGCAAAATGGAAAATGTATGGACAAACTTATCCTAATAATTTTagtgaaataaaaagtaatattAAAGAAGAACAGACAATTccaattaatatattagatGAAAATTGTTGTCAAATTTCTTATACTCCtgaatttaattattactttgaaaataattatgatacAGAATATGATTTGTTTTATCAAAATCGTTTCAACGATGGATATAGTCATGCCCCCAATCgagaatatattaatgataatgttgtaaatacaaataagtATGAAGATATTGAAAACATATCActtataaagaaaaattgtATGGTATATGATGTTGTTAAAAGTTATAGTCATAACATATTTGATGAAAGTTATTTTGCTCAAATTAATTTGGGAAAAATATCTAATAATATgtctcaaaaaaaaaatgaaatgaaatgttttaaaatgcTAAAGATTATATACAGATATAatctaaataaaattttcagtaaccattataaatacataataataaaaaaaaaaaaaaaattaagaaaattttgttattcTATAAAATGTATTGATATACACCAAATGGACAAATTTTGGTTTACTATATCTTgccaaaataaattaaaaagtattttttataaaaacttATATTTCGCAATTAACTTACAAAATGCACGCATAATTGATTTCAAActtatacatacatatatattaaatacaaTATATGAGAATACAACCTCAATTTTTGTATCACCAAGTACTTGCTataatgttaaaaaaatagaccTCTTTTCAGTAAACAATTTATAtcgtttaaaaaataaaactacaatgaatgatataatttataaatattatatattttataatttccgaaaaaaattaaaaaaaaaaaaaattaattactataattatcaagatatatatatggaagAAAGTTTCTTTGGTCATAATACACACACAAAGAAAGTACCAAAATTGCTTGATGATGATTtgggaaaaaaaagtgCAATCATAACAGTGGAAAGGTAATAGAATTTTTCTCTGTTTTTTCGGGAGGGTTACTAATATTAGGATGTCCCTATGTATTAATATGAAGTTTTAGAAAagataatacatatatgtgtccatcttttttaatttatctaCAATGGGGTCATAATacttatatgtattatatccTTAAGCAACATTTCCatgttaaatttttaaaacgtattttttttaatacattcATTTATATGACATATATGTACtataatttacaaaatgcTTATAATTTCCATTTGATATTCCAAAAATTAGCTATGTATACCTATGTATAccatatttattgttttatatatataatttttaattgaactatacttttttttatttgaaattaTATCATATGTTTATATGATGTGATGttgaatattttcaaatacatttttttgagttattatttgtttaatcCTTTTccacattatatatacattattatattttatttttttgttaatttaatattttattattttccctTGTCTAACATGGATAGTACCTTATGAACATTTTCATTGTTCTCATTTCTTTTACGAAAcattttcccttttttaaGTTGCATACGCTTCAAGATGCTTAACCAAGTGTTACACAGGTTgtcaatataaatatgatttccttataatatatattgcatATATCTATTTTATCCGATCTTCTCTATATTTACAGTTTTTTAGCTGTTTTAATCAGAGAAATAAATGCATATCTtgtaatataaaacatttaatTTCGTTTATTATTAGCGTTTTTAATAGTTTTATAGTATCCCAGTTTTAGCTTTAAGGggcatttttaatatgtataaaggtggaacaaataaaaaatggatgaAACTGAGaatagttatatttttgtgcTAAATTATACAACTTTATAAGGACATTTTTAAAGTAGGTTTATTACCTTCCCTTTAATGTAGCAACAATGGAACATATTTATggattatataatttttatttggctAGCTATTAATTGTTCATATATCTAGCTAATTTATTAgtattgttaatattttttttttcacattttGCACacacttttatttatcacacttgtaaataaaataataggCCTAGTGAGTGCGAGAAATTAATAGTTTCCTTAATTTTAGAATTATCATGTGTTTGTTATATGGGCATTAAGCTGAATGTGGATGCAAACATGTGTGAGTATACACAAATATTTCGAAAAAAAGAGCTCGTggcatataattttttttttatattttttttatgaacgttcatataaaaatatcaattTTCAATCGTTTATATCTTTTAGGATATTTTAAtgtgttatattttttatattcaaaaatatggctatataaaattatggaaTACTACGAAGGGTTAATTATAAGAAGATAAAACAGAATCTAAAAAATGCTTGTAGCTCTTTGCTGCTtaagtatatttatatacatatattttttttttcaaaaaaaaataatctataataaaaatagtgtaCAAAATGAAGACATTGAAATCGGTGTAGTTCTAGGATCAGGAGGTCATACATTTGAAATAttagaaatattaaaactcataaaaaatgataatataatttttcattttttttgtgcaAATGGTGATAATTTGAGCAAGGAAAAAGCAGAAAAAGAATTTGAAAagtatagaaaaaattttgTCTTTATACCAAGGTGTAGAAATATAGGAGAATCATATTTAACGGccttaattaaatttatatttgtatttatatattgcatatttttaacatatAAATTGAATAACATTAAGTTGTTGATAGTAAATGGCCCTGGAACATGTGTACCCGTTgtgttttcattattatttaaaaaatattttttttttaaaaaaataaagatagtTTATATAGAAAGTGTTTGTAGGATATATTCCTTATCCTTGAGTGCAAAAATTCTATATAGATTTACTGATATGTTTGTCGTTTTTTCTAAgcatttacaaaataagtataaaaaaGCAAAGTTTTATGGTTATTTATTCtgattattaataaaaccttattttttttgtctcaCCTATTGAATATTTTGCATGTAttgcatatgtatataaacctttttataacttaaaaaaaacaagtttttaaatatgtccCAAAGTTAAtgagaaataaaatagtagaaatattgtataaaaaaacaatactAAATATGGAATTTGtctgatatatatatttacatgcACACTAATAAAGCattgtatattttcttatataatCCAACCTTTTCAAAATGGAAACACATACAAGTATGAAAATCAACacagttataaaaaaagaaaaaaaaaaagactgACTAAACCATTTCCCCTTAACTGCCCATttgtttaatataatatacattatttatggaataatatatattactcaaattatttatatttcctCAAACTTAAGATTTtcaaacaaatttttaaaatatttttatagagcttttattatgttttaccctttttatttttttttgataatttgcatgcttatatatatttatattttttttcacattttaaatgttataaaaattaacgACCATAtgaaatacataaataaatgatacaataaataaaacaaatgacAAATgcacaaataatttttgtttaaaacaaagatataataattttcatgGTCCacaaaagttaaaaaaaaaaaaacttattTTTGATGAAAGGAAATTGACATAAATTTGACTTCCTTTTTAGAGCTATAAAAAGtgagaaatatatatataaataattatgcccattttattaatgCAAATTAAGTAAgcataaagaaaatatatgtgtagGCATGACTAAGTagttatagaaaaaatgcTGTAAAAGTGCTTGAGCCAAACAcaaatgaattatataaattaagaaaaatgatatgggaagaagaaaaatatgGGGACAAAGTTATATAAGAACAAATAAAGGTGTATATATAGGAGATAtagaagataaaaaaaaacatggaTGGGGTATagcaataaataataacgggaataaatatgaaggattgtttgaaaatgatgaaagaaatatatttggaTTAGAATTATTATGTTGCTTATACAgacataattataaaaataaaaaaaaaggagaCGAAGAAAAAGTGGACGGAAATGAAATAGAACAAACTAGTGAAAAAGAATTTGAAAAAGGTAATATATGCTTAAATTCAAAtaggtatatatatataggcaaatttaaaaatggaaaaaaacatgGAAATGGTGTATTAAtagattataataattatgttatgtatagttgtatatttttaaataatattattgcatataaagatattttattttccttaattaataattatcaaTCAAAATATGAAGCATCAcactttttttcatttcaccatgatcaaataatatgtgaaaaaaaaagtgaaacaACAAACTTTTTTGATAAAGATAGTAAAAGTGATAGCATTGAAAGTGGCAAAAGTAAAAACAAGTTGACAAACGAAAGAGATACATATTCGTTCACAAAAGAtcgatataaatatatcacttttaattatataaaattttatgaacatgtaatggataaaattaaaaaatataatttacatgatctatttttaaaatatgagtCAGGGAAAGAAAAGTGTGATTGGGAcgaagatataaaaaatgattacCCTCATATGgaagaaaacaaaataaataatccTACCAACACAAATGAAGAACCATCA
This region includes:
- a CDS encoding GAF domain-related protein, putative; protein product: MNENILRNIWRYKPCLFIKKIIRNKSVLCLKISCNISRSNLKNGSFRLNNFINFWGGNAKKKINTKSKLKNLQENYKVNNEEYKIDRNNNVHYLNTSMLTQCLNKNTHILKYNPNNILIQHNICPYSTTKSEKTAKESSEKVAKENSEQAKNANEEEKNNKIIKPNDMIKGNNPSVEENRKKNNDIKKILNIIFCSSIPMIGFGFMDQFIMIRLGDMFDASIGVTLGISTLCAASFGQLCSDTFGVFFGSAINYLLQRYKIIQIEKFDIKNKIYQYCTLIGSVLGILLGCSLGMLQLLFIDTTKSERLKKKKELDFIFQMVMYDCSDILNCEASTLFLYDKVKNELWSKAIHGRKNIIKISANSNEKSFCLWVLRNKEIINCKDVLTNELYNPAHDKKFNFKTKTILAAPILDRNNEVIGVLMFLNKLRSHGGYFTCNDEKLAELMSKHISIFMEKFNYISEGDKKMIIFDKGKNNTQEEEEDEDEDEDNSKDDHHLKNTSNLIEELKITNFKDKKKEERKRKREQNKKKQYQTLQIYDDGKIFDEGNYNEIKQKMYGDYDEKEEEEEDVYDIEEEEEEEEEEDEENYENLNKDEKDKESEQATIQYKEGKSNLPNSFKKDSNNNKYQSSEINQVAKNEQIKTSNSNLKEGSSKIDAQDHIENKMKKNNSTKIDLEKPYSLNDHTSVGTTTNGYEKDYKNSCTYNKINKLQTINEHNKNFKFNLLMQNVSKNVNNHFFNDQNVSKFYNRNEKGANNNEIEYEQNIPIYIDNENRKQKEKYNLKKYSTISSDEYIDPYIIDNAKILDTFFNNIEKKAKKIILCTHLCEDSINLWAKWKMYGQTYPNNFSEIKSNIKEEQTIPINILDENCCQISYTPEFNYYFENNYDTEYDLFYQNRFNDGYSHAPNREYINDNVVNTNKYEDIENISLIKKNCMVYDVVKSYSHNIFDESYFAQINLGKISNNMSQKKNEMKCFKMLKIIYRYNLNKIFSNHYKYIIIKKKKKLRKFCYSIKCIDIHQMDKFWFTISCQNKLKSIFYKNLYFAINLQNARIIDFKLIHTYILNTIYENTTSIFVSPSTCYNVKKIDLFSVNNLYRLKNKTTMNDIIYKYYIFYNFRKKLKKKKINYYNYQDIYMEESFFGHNTHTKKVPKLLDDDLGKKSAIITVER
- a CDS encoding UDP-N-acetylglucosamine transferase subunit ALG14, putative; translated protein: MLVALCCLSIFIYIYFFFQKKIIYNKNSVQNEDIEIGVVLGSGGHTFEILEILKLIKNDNIIFHFFCANGDNLSKEKAEKEFEKYRKNFVFIPRCRNIGESYLTALIKFIFVFIYCIFLTYKLNNIKLLIVNGPGTCVPVVFSLLFKKYFFFKKIKIVYIESVCRIYSLSLSAKILYRFTDMFVVFSKHLQNKYKKAKFYGYLF